One stretch of Clavelina lepadiformis chromosome 6, kaClaLepa1.1, whole genome shotgun sequence DNA includes these proteins:
- the LOC143461639 gene encoding lysophosphatidylcholine acyltransferase 2-like, with protein MSTHLNGSSVNQNNGKKSVNESVKECNPFVHRLQLTKAQKCQIFFMTLTIFPVRLVLGLSVFFFSWFLALLFTVGTSPNTSSPAGPVRRALYQFLQYCGKLIIFLIGFSFTVKGKRASVEEAPVLIATPHSSLWDILVLFATSPFPSALSKYENFKIPIFRTLLRAIQPVLVHRNEAMSTQQTVDIILKRAKEGKKWPQLTVFPEGTCSNKKHMIRFKLGAFLAGTPVQPMIIRYKSSLDSFTWTECGPTAFYLIWLTLCQFQSHMEVEYLPVYKPTAEEIKDPKLYANNVRDQLAKKLRVPCSDHTYEDRLLMRKAKKLHFPMEAAIVQFHYVKTKYKLNLDEAMKRLEEFSQISLPRQDGFADADDFNKYFSCNEQIVNALFSELDVNQKGILSFREFVIGSASIREKLASNQNLESCHTLLNKLLVTSTDHGGDKHDFGEELLILSQKVCQQLNMDDVAVPKETFFQFLQENPMYLFLFLLYQRKKLVAGNNLQLSLQ; from the coding sequence ATGTCAACACATTTAAATGGATCATCTGTTAATCAAAACAATGGCAAGAAGTCTGTAAATGAATCTGTTAAGGAATGCAATCCCTTTGTTCACAGACTTCAACTTACTAAAGCACAGAAATGTCAGATTTTTTTTATGACATTAACCATTTTTCCCGTTCGGTTGGTTCTGGGTTTATCAGTCTTCTTTTTCAGTTGGTTTTTGGCGTTACTTTTCACAGTCGGTACATCACCGAATACTTCATCACCTGCTGGCCCAGTTCGACGTGCTTTATACCAGTTTCTGCAATATTGTGGAAAATTGATTATATTTTTGATTGGTTTTAGTTTTACTGTGAAAGGTAAACGAGCCAGCGTTGAAGAAGCCCCTGTGCTCATAGCAACACCACATTCATCACTTTGGGACATACTTGTTCTGTTTGCCACGTCTCCTTTTCCCAGCGCTTTGtctaaatatgaaaatttcaaaataccaATATTTCGTACGTTGTTGAGGGCGATTCAGCCAGTTCTAGTTCATAGAAATGAAGCTATGTCAACTCAACAAACAGTCGACATTATTCTCAAACGTGCCAAGGAgggcaagaaatggcctcagCTTACTGTCTTTCCGGAAGGCACCTGCTCAAACAAGAAACATATGATACGCTTTAAGCTGGGCGCTTTTTTAGCCGGGACACCTGTACAGCCGATGATTATTCGATACAAAAGCAGCCTTGACAGCTTTACATGGACTGAGTGTGGCCCAACTGCATTTTACTTAATCTGGTTAACGTTATGCCAATTCCAAAGCCATATGGAGGTTGAATATCTTCCTGTTTATAAGCCAACAGCTGAAGAAATCAAAGACCCGAAGCTTTATGCCAACAATGTACGAGATCAACTGGCCAAAAAGCTTAGAGTGCCCTGTTCCGACCATACATATGAAGACAGATTGCTAATGAGAAAAGCAAAGAAACTTCATTTTCCCATGGAAGCGGCCATCGTACAATTTCATTATGTTAAAACTAAATACAAACTGAACCTTGACGAAGCCATGAAGAGATTAGAAGAGTTTTCGCAGATTTCTCTGCCTCGTCAAGATGGATTTGCTGACGCAGATGACTTCAACAAGTATTTTAGTTGTAATGAACAAATCGTGAATGCTCTTTTTAGTGAACTTGATGTAAATCAAAAAGGAATACTGAGTTTTCGTGAATTTGTCATTGGCAGTGCTTCTATTCGTGAGAAACTAGCTAGCAACCAAAATTTGGAATCTTGCCACACTTTGCTCAACAAATTACTGGTCACTTCAACTGACCACGGTGGTGACAAGCATGATTTTGGTGAAGAGCTTCTAATTTTGTCACAGAAAGTTTGTCAACAGCTTAATATGGATGATGTAGCAGTTCCAAAAGAaaccttttttcaatttttgcaaGAAAACCCGATGTATCTATTTCTCTTCCTGCTTTATCAGAGAAAAAAGCTAGTTGCTGGTAATAACTTGCAGCTTAGCTTACAATAA
- the LOC143461638 gene encoding lysophosphatidylcholine acyltransferase 2-like, whose product MSDESEQQVRMKDFPRQKSFMEPDVNPFIHKIKLTTAQKIQVAIMSVTIAPIRIFMFFFSLFIMWIFARIITIGMKVHVSEPVGQVRAALCNSLRLMGRIGLFFVGLHNIEVRGKRAMAEEAPIMVVAPHSTFFDVFIAFVTEPLPSSVSRIENYETPLFGRLIQTMQPVYVSRKDPDSRRKAIDELKRRSSVKGKWPQVLVFPEGTCTNRKSLITFKAGSFIPAVPVQPVAIEYLNDIDTVTWTMSGPGGFTLLWLTLCQFQLKVRVTYLPVYVPNRTEKENPKLYANNVKRVMAEVLNVPCTDHTFEDCRLMRHAAHLNLPMESGLVEFSKLSRKLGMDIDSVQNRLAEFAQIACERSDGRISIDDFARFLNVPITPALQEMFDLYDRNQSGVIDFREYVIGLSLVSQPAVTEDTVRLAFKVFDSDQNGTISKEEFNHVLFSTFGDEINGKDIFNDIKKSCPDRVAYEEFYAFVKARPEYAKLFVWYKDMGEDKIENEISDNMLSSTTNQHVNSPRNRLQKSNKVDDSLVD is encoded by the coding sequence ATGTCTGATGAATCTGAGCAGCAAGTAAGAATGAAAGACTTTCCAAGGCAGAAGTCGTTTATGGAACCCGATGTCAATCCATTcatacacaaaataaaactaacaacagcacaaaaaatacaagttgCTATAATGTCTGTTACAATTGCACCGATTcgaatttttatgttttttttctcCCTATTTATCATGTGGATATTTGCACGAATAATTACAATTGGAATGAAAGTCCATGTATCAGAGCCAGTTGGACAAGTTCGTGCCGCCTTGTGCAATAGTCTTCGACTTATGGGGAGAATAGGGCTGTTTTTTGTCGGATTGCATAACATAGAAGTAAGGGGTAAAAGGGCAATGGCAGAGGAGGCACCTATTATGGTCGTTGCTCCTCATTCTacattttttgatgttttcatTGCTTTTGTTACCGAACCGCTGCCATCTTCTGTGTCACGGATTGAAAACTATGAAACGCCCTTGTTTGGAAGGCTAATCCAAACAATGCAACCTGTCTATGTTTCAAGAAAAGACCCTGATTCAAGGAGGAAAGCCATCGACGAATTGAAACGCCGATCAAGCGTCAAGGGAAAATGGCCGCAAGTTTTAGTTTTTCCTGAAGGCACTTGTACTAACAGAAAATCGCTGATCACATTTAAAGCAGGGTCTTTTATACCGGCTGTTCCTGTGCAACCAGTTGCTATTGAGTACTTGAATGATATTGACACAGTGACGTGGACGATGTCTGGTCCTGGAGGTTTCACTCTTCTCTGGTTGACACTGTGTCAGTTTCAGCTAAAGGTCCGGGTCACTTATTTGCCAGTTTACGTTCCCAACCGGACAGAGAAAGAGAATCCCAAGCTTTACGCCAACAATGTCAAAAGAGTGATGGCCGAAGTACTTAATGTACCTTGCACTGATCATACGTTTGAAGATTGCAGACTAATGCGACATGCAGCCCACTTAAATCTACCGATGGAATCTGGTTTGGTGGAGTTTAGTAAACTAAGCAGGAAACTTGGGATGGACATTGACAGTGTTCAGAACAGGCTCGCCGAATTTGCACAAATTGCTTGTGAGCGTTCAGATGGTAGGATATCTATTGATGATTTTGCCAGGTTTCTCAACGTACCTATCACTCCAGCATTGCAGGAAATGTTTGACTTGTATGACCGTAACCAGTCAGGTGTCATTGACTTTCGTGAATATGTAATTGGTCTGTCATTGGTGTCACAACCTGCTGTTACTGAAGACACAGTCCGATTGGCGTTTAAGGTCTTCGATAGTGATCAAAACGGCACCATCTCTAAGGAAGAATTTAACCACGTTCTGTTCTCTACTTTCGGAGATGAAATAAATGGTAAAGACATATTCAACGATATCAAAAAGTCATGCCCTGACAGGGTTGCTTATGAAGagttttatgcttttgttaaaGCAAGGCCTGAGTATGCAAAGTTGTTTGTCTGGTACAAAGATATGGGCGAAGATAAGATAGAGAATGAAATTTCCGACAACATGTTATCTTCTACAACTAATCAACATGTGAATTCACCACGAAATCGTCTTCAGAAGTCAAATAAAGTTGATGATAGTTTGGTTGATTAA